One genomic segment of Rhinolophus sinicus isolate RSC01 linkage group LG11, ASM3656204v1, whole genome shotgun sequence includes these proteins:
- the SPTBN4 gene encoding spectrin beta chain, non-erythrocytic 4 isoform X2 — protein MLMARDGTREDGHKLHKRWLRHQAFMAELAQNKEWLEKIEREGQQLMQEKPELAASVRKKLGEIRQCWAELESTTQAKARQLFEASKADQLVQSFTELDKKLLHMESQLQDVDPGGDLATVNSQLKKLQSMESQVEEWYREVGELQAQTAALPLEPASKELVGERQNAVGERLVRLLEPLQERRRLLLASKELHQVAHDLDDELAWVQERLPLAMQTERGNSLQAVQQYIKKNQGLRREIQAHGPRLEEVLERAGALAALRSPEAEAVRCGQEQLQSAWAGLREASERRQHVLDAAFQVEQYYFDMAEVEAWLGEQELLMMSEDKGKDEQSTLQLLKKHLQLEQGVENYEESIAQLSRQCRALLEMGHPDSEQISRRQSQVDRLYVALKELGEERRVGLEQQYWLYQLSRQVDELEHWIAEKEVVAGSPELGQDFEHVTVLQEKFSEFASETGTAGRERLAAVNQMVDELIECGHTAAATMAEWKDGLNEAWAELLELMGTRAQLLAASRELHKFFSDARELQGQIEEKRRRLPRLTAPPEPRPSASSMQRTLRAFEHDLQLLVSQVRQLQEGAAQLRTVYAGEHAEAIASQEQEVMQGWKELLAACEDARLHVSSTADALRFHSQARDLLSWMDGIAGQIGAADKPRCPSSHLRLPTCLWAATPQPISSSLPIRNHNNQYLRVPSLCQALF, from the exons ATGCTGATGGCGCGGGATGGCACGCGGGAAGACGGCCACAAGCTGCATAAGAGATGGCTCCGGCACCAGGCCTTCATGGCCGAGCTGGCTCAGAATAAGGAGTGGCTGGAGAAGATCGAGAGG GAGGGCCAGCAACTGATGCAGGAGAAGCCAGAGCTGGCGGCCTCCGTGCGGAAGAAGCTGGGTGAGATCCGGCAGTGTTGGGCCGAGCTAGAGAGCACCACCCAGGCGAAGGCGCGGCAGCTTTTTGAGGCCAGCAAGGCTGATCAGCTGGTGCAAAGCTTCACTGAGCTGGACAAGAAGCTCCTTCACATGGAAAGCCAGCTGCAAGATGTGGACCCTGGCGGGGACCTGGCCACCGTCAATAGTCAGCTCAAGAAGCTGCAG TCGATGGAGTCGCAGGTGGAGGAGTGGTACCGTGAGGTGGGAGAGTTGCAGGCACAGACGGCGGCGCTGCCCCTGGAACCGGCGAGCAAGGAGCTGGTGGGCGAGCGGCAGAACGCGGTGGGCGAGCGTCTGGTGCGCCTGCTGGAGCCGTTGCAGGAGCGCCGCCGTCTGCTGCTCGCTTCCAAGGAGCTGCACCAGGTTGCCCACGACCTCGACGACGAGCTG GCGTGGGTCCAGGAGCGGCTGCCACTGGCCATGCAGACAGAGCGAGGAAATAGTTTGCAGGCTGTCCAGCAGTACATCAAAAAGAACCAG GGCCTGCGGCGGGAGATTCAGGCGCACGGGCCGCGTCTGGAGGAGGTGCTGGAGCGCGCGGGCGCTCTGGCGGCGCTGCGCAGCCCGGAGGCGGAGGCGGTGCGCTGCGGCCAGGAGCAGCTGCAGAGCGCCTGGGCCGGACTGCGCGAGGCCTCTGAGCGGCGGCAGCACGTGCTGGACGCCGCCTTCCAGGTGGAGCAATACTACTTCGACATGGCCGAGGTGGAGGCGTGGCTGGGCGAGCAAGAGCTGCTCATGATGAGTGAGGACAAGGGCAAG GACGAACAGAGCACCCTGCAGCTGCTCAAGAAGCACCTGCAGCTGGAGCAGGGCGTGGAGAACTACGAGGAAAGCATTGCACAGCTGTCACGCCAGTGCCGGGCGCTGCTGGAGATGGGGCACCCGGACAG TGAGCAGATCAGCCGGCGGCAGTCTCAGGTGGACCGTCTGTACGTGGCACTCAAGGAGTTGGGCGAGGAGCGCAGGGTGGGCCTGGAGCAGCAGTACTGGCTGTACCAGCTCAGCCGCCAGGTGGACGAGCTTGAGCACTGGATCGCGGAGAAGGAGGTGGTGGCTGGCTCACCTGAGCTTGGCCAGGACTTTGAGCACGTCACG GTGCTGCAGGAAAAATTCTCAGAGTTCGCCAGCGAGACTGGCACGGCAGGGCGGGAGCGGCTGGCGGCCGTGAACCAGATGGTGGATGAGCTGATCGAGTGCGGCCATACGGCGGCGGCCACCATGGCTGAGTGGAAGGATGGGCTGAACGAGGCCTGGGCCGAGCTGCTAGAGCTTATGGGCACACGGGCCCAGCTGCTGGCTGCCTCGCGGGAGCTGCATAAGTTCTTTAGTGATGCCCGAGAGCTTCAGGGACAGATCGAGGAGAAGCGGAGGCGACTGCCCCGCCTGACAGCCCCACCTGAGCCGAGACCCAGTGCCAGCTCCATGCAGCGGACTCTGCGCGCATTTGAGCATGACCTGCAGCTCCTCGTGTCCCAG GTACGACAGCTGCAGGAAGGCGCAGCCCAGCTGCGGACGGTGTATGCGGGTGAGCATGCGGAGGCCATCGCCAGCCAGGAGCAGGAGGTGATGCAGGGCTGGAAGGAGCTGCTGGCAGCCTGTGAGGACGCCCGCCTTCACGTCAGCTCCACGGCCGACGCCCTGCGATTCCACAGCCAGGCCCGGGACCTGCTCTCCTGGATGGATGGCATCGCCGGGCAGATTGGGGCAGCTGACAAGCCCAGGTGCCCCTCATCCCACCTCAGGCTTCCTACCTGCCTCTGGGCAGCCACTCCCCAGCCCATCAGCAGTTCCCTTCCCATAAGAAATCACAATAACCAATACCTGCGTGTcccctctctgtgccaggcactgttctaa